CGGCGTCGGCCATCATGTATTCATGATATTTAGCCGGGTCGGTCTGGGTCAGGTAGATAACGTTGACATCTTCCTCATCCACGAGCTGTGCCTGGGGGTATGTCTTTTTGACCTTTGCCAGAGTTTCTTTTGCCAGTTCGATCATGTCCTCGCGGTCACCAAAGTGCATCGCGTTAGTGGGGCAGACCTGAACGCAGGCAGGCAGGAGTCCTGCATGGACACGGTCGACGCACATATCGCATTTTGCCATGATGCCGGTTTCGGGGTCGAAGCGGGGGATATCGTATGGGCAGGCGTCCCGGATTTCCTGTTTTTCATCTTCGCCGAGTTTTTGAAGCCGGTCGGTAAAGAGAACTGCCTGAGTTTCTTCATCGCGAATGATGGCGCTTTCGTCATATTCGTCAGAAACTTCTTTGCATGGAGCAAGCATGCAGTGTCGGCACTGTTCTGGGAAGAACAGCCATTCGACCTGACCATTCGTGACATGCTCCTTGAAGCGGACCAGTTTGTACGTGTGCACGGACAGGTCAGCAGGGTTCTGGTGTGACCCAAAGTTCCGAGTCTTTTCAGCTGGAAGTTTGTGCCACTGCTTGCAGGCCACCTGACATCCTCGGCACGCCGTGCAGCGCGTCAGGTCTATGAAAAAGGCCTTTTCCATTTTTGTCCTCCTATGCCTTGCGCACGTTCACCATGAACGCTTTAGTCTCAGGAATACCGGTGTTTGGGTCACCTACGGAAGGTGTCAGCAGGTTTGCTGCATCACCGCCATCCTTGGGGAAAACCCATCCGAAGTGCCACGGGATACCGACCATGTGGACGGTTTTACCCATAACTTTGAAGGGGCGAAGACGAGGAGTGACAATTGCAATTGCCCACAGCTTGCCACGCGTGTTTTCCACGATGACCTTGTCGCCGTTCTTGATGCCTTTCATCTTTGCCATCTCGGGGTTCATTTCGCAGAACATCTGCGGTTCAGCCTCGAGGAGCCACGGGGTGTAGCGGGTCATGATACCACTCTGCCAGTGTTCAGTGACACGGTAGGTGGAGCAGATGAAGGGGTAGCGCGGGTCACACACTGCCTTGTATTCTTTCTTGAATTGCAGTGCGGTCGGGTTGTTCAGCTGTTTGGAGAACGGATGCTCGTCAATTGGGCATTCCATTGGTTCATAATACTCTGGGAAGGGACCGTCTGCACGGCCGGGTCCAAAAATATGACCATGACCACTAGGCAACATAATGAACGGGTACTTGCTGCCCGGTGCCCAGCCACCATCCGGAACGTCGCCAATCCACTTTCCATCCTTCCACGCAATAACAGCTTTCTGGGGAGCATACGGCTGGCCTTTTGGGTTAACGGATGCGCGGTTGTAGATGATGCGGCGGTTGACGGGCCAGCACCATGCCCAGTTTGGATACAGGCCAATTTTGGCCTGTTCTGGGGTCTGGGTGGTGTCACGGCGGGCGGCCATGTTGCCCTTTTCTGTGTAGGACTGGCAGTAGAGCCAGTTACCAGAGCTGGTAGAGCCATCATCCTGAAGGAACGCAAAGCTTGGAACAAGCTGTCCCTTGCGGAACTTTTTGCCTTTGATGGTCACGTCTTTCAGGAAATAGCCGTTGATAAGTTTTGCTACGGAATGCGGGTCAAAGATGCCATGTTCGCCTTTCCACAGCTTGGTGCCAAGACCGAGAACGGGCTTTTTGAACGCGCCATCTTCTTTCTCGTAGAGCTTTTTCACCTTTTCCATAAGTTCAGCGATGATTTCGCCGTCAGGTCGGGTGTTGCCCCACGGATCAGGTCCCTGATAGCGCCACTGCATCCAGCGGCCAGAGTTGGTGATGGAGCCTTCTTTTTCAATGGACACGGCGCAGGGAAGGAAGAAGCACTCTGTCTTGACCTTCTTGGGGTCCATGCCGGGACCATGCCAGAAGCTGCCGGTCTCATTGTCAAAGATGTTGACGTTGACCATCCAGTCCAGCTCGGCCATTGCAAGGCGGGTCTTGTTGGAGTTTGCGCCACCACAGGCCGGGTTCTGACCCCAGGCAAAGAAGCCCTTGAAGTCGCCCTTGTCCATGCGCTCAAACAGGTTCAGCCACGAATAATTGACGCCATCGTCAACCTTGGGCATCCACTCGTAGGATTCTTTAGGCTCAACGTCTGGGTACATGGCTTTCAGGAAGCTGGACATGTACTTGGGATAGTTCTGCCACCATGCAGCACTCTTGGGGTCCTTGGCTCCGCGGATGTTTTTGGCATTGAGGGTATCAATGTAGCCATTCAGTCCGTCATAGGATGCCTTGGGGATGCCAAGATAGCCGGGCAGGATGTGCCAGAGCAGACACTGGTCAGTGGAGCCCTGTACGTTGGATTCACCGCGAAGGGCGTTGACGCCACCGCCAGCAATACCGATGTTGCCGAGCAGAAGCTGGATGATGCACATCGTACGGATGTTCTGAACACCAACGGTGTGCTGGGTCCAGCCCATTGCGTACATGATGGTACCGGCCTGATCGGGCTTACCGGATTCGGCATAGGTGGAGTAGACCTTAAGCAGGTCTTCTTTTGAGGTACCGGTAACGGACTCAACCTTATCCAGTGTGTAGCGGCTGTAGTGCTTTTTCAGAAGCTGGAAAACGCAGCGGGGATGTTTGAGGGTCTCGTCGCGACGCGGAACGCCTTCGGATTCATACTCAAAGTCCCAGGAACTTTTGTCGTAGCTGCTTGTTTCGCTGTTGTAGCCTGTGAAGATGCCGTCCTTGAATCCAAAGCCTTCTTTGACGATGAAAGCGGCGTTGGTGTTGTTGACGACGTATTCCTTGAAATAGAGCTTCTTTTCAAGAATGTACTTGATGAAGCCACCAAGGAAGCCGATATCCGAGCCAGAACGAATTGGGGCATAGATGTCGGCTTTTGTAGAGGTACGCGTAAAGCGTGGGTCAACGTGAATAACCTTTGCGCCACGGTCTTTTGCCCGAAGTACCCACTTGAAGGAAATAGGATGGTTTTCGGCAGCATTACTGCCCATGATAAGAACTCGATCACTGTTTTTGAGGTCAATCCAGTGATTCGTCATCGCACCGCGTCCGAACGACTCTGCCAGAGCCGCAACAGTTGCGCTGTGTCAGATACGAGCCTGATGCTCAATATACACCAGGCCGAGGGATCTGAGGAATGCCTGATATGCCCAGCATTCTTCGTTATCAAGTGCGGCGGAGCCTACAGAAGCGATACCGTTACAACGGTTGACTGTCTGGCCCTTGGCGTTCTTTTCGGTAAAGCTGGCATCACGGGTGTCCTTGATGCGGCGGGCAATGCGGTCCAGTGCCCAGTCCCAGCTTTTGGCTTCCCATTTGTCGCTGTAGGGAGCGCGGTAAAGAACGTTTTTTTCGCGGCGGGAGTTTTCGCCCAGTGCCCAGATGGATGCACCTTTAGCACAAAGCGAACCTTCATTGATGGGATGGTCGGGGTCGCCCTCAACATTGATGGCGTGGTGAGACATGGTGTCCGTGTGGACAATAAGGCCACAACCAACTGCACAGTAACAGCAGATGGAAGTTGTCTGTTTGGCCCAGCTTGTTTTCAGAAGCTGAGCGCGTGCTCGGGTGGGCGTCAGGGAGACACCCAGACCGCCAAAGGCGGTCGCCGCAGCACCTACGGCCGAGAGCTTCAAAAATTCTCTGCGTTTCATTCCAGATACTCCTTCAAAGTGTGGAGAGAGATCAGCGTCCTCGGGTTTCGCGAGACAAACTCAGCAGCAGGGCATAGCCCGAGACCGAGTACGTCACGTTTCGCAGCATTCCGGGGAGAGGTTTATCCGCAACAGAGCCGTAGCACCAAGAGAGCGTCAGCGAACGCGCTCTCTCGTGAACGGAGTGCAGACTAAAACCAAGCCCAGAAAACGGAAGAGCAGGCGTGTGTGCCGTGTGCACGGATTCACCTCCTTTTGCGAATTTATGAGAAAACCTCATTTATACCGCTATAGAAGGCAAAAGCCTTTATGGCAAAGAAACGGCACTTGCTGATACTTTTGCACTCTTGGTGAAGAAGTAAGCCTTGAAGTGACAGGTTTTGTCGCAGTTACAAACAGTTGCGAAAAAAAGATTATTCCACTTCGGGAACGAAATCGCACAGGTAACTGGTCAAGATTGTGAAGAGATCTTTGTGGCGAGAATTGTAGCGAAGCTCCAGCTCTTTGAGGTAGAGCGGAAAACGCTGGGGAGTAACACCGTGAAATTTAGTGAGGCGTGCGCTTACGAATTCCCAGAAACCGGGATTATTCTTGTCGATGGGCAGGCCTGTGGATGCGGTTTTGAAATAGTCCGAAGCCGGGGCGTTGCCCACGCAACAGATCAGGGTGTCATAGCGCTGGTAGCGGTCAGTGTAGATGACGTTGCCGAGGCGTACTGTTTTTAGCTGGAAGTTGAGGCTAAAGTGCAGAATGGTCTCGATGTCAAAGCCCGGCAAGAGGTCAACGAAGGCCCATGAGCCGCGGTCCATGATACCAAAAACCGGGGTGGGGTTCTCGACGGGGGCGGTGTCGTTGCCGCGAAAGATACGGCCATTAAGGTGCAGGCCCAGAACGGAGTTCTGTCCAAGAAGCTGTTTGGCATCAAGGGCATGGGCCAGAATGGCAAAACGGATTGTGGTCATGGCCTTGTAGGCCGTGTTGTAAGAGACTCCAAGCTCTTTTGCTGCGGTCCGGGCTGTTTTCTCTTCCTGAAAAAGTCGGATCATGTGCAGCCACTGCACGCAGGTCAGGTTGCAGTTGTTAATCCACCGGCTGCTAAAATCATGAAAAGTGTAGCGGCAGCGGGCGCATCTGCGGCGACCATTTTTGAGCCGGTAGTTTCTCCGGCTGTGGCAGCGAGGGCAAAAGCGTTGATGATTCTTCCAGCAAAAGCGCAGCAGATAGCGGCGCGCAGATGCTTCATCACGCGTAATTTCTTCAAAGTTTGGAGTCTCTTGGTTCATCAGGTTCCCTTAGCCACCAATGGAAGACATAGCCTTGGTACATACTGAGGCGCTGTTTAGGCGCTTCTCCAGCAGTTTGTATCCCAGGGGCTTGCTCTCCGTGGCGCGCTGCATGATGCGAAGCAGCTGGTCATCATCCAGTCGCGAATTTCGCAGGGCAGGGCGGAGTTTGTATTCCTTGTCGGAGAACAGGCAGGTCCTCAGGCGGCCATCAGAGGTAATGCGCAGTCTGTTGCAGGTCTTGCAGAAATGGTCAGACATGGCAGAAATCATACCAATGCGGCCTTCTCCATTTTGTATGGAATAGAGTCGTGCCGGACCATCTGTTTTGCTCTTCTTTTCCAGAGGGGTCAGCTTGGCCACGCTTTGGGCCTCCTGCAAAATTTCTTTTGCTGAGATGGCATAGCCTTCTTTCCAGTGTGAGCAGCCCCCAATGGGCATAAATTCGATAAAGCGAATGTCGACAGGCAGGACCTTGGCAAGTTTGACGAAATCTCTGATTTCATTGTCATTGACGCCCCGCATTGCCACGACATTTATCTTTACTGTTAGGCCATAGTGCAGACAGTCGTCAATGGCGCGCTCGACACGGGGCAAAAAGTCACGCGAGGTGATTTCCTTGAATTTTTCGGCCTTGAGTGTGTCGAGTGAAATATTGATGCGCTTTATACCGAGGTGTTTAAGCGCGGGCACCTTGCCCCCGAGCAGGGTTCCGTTGGTTGTGATGCGCACATCAAGTTTTGGACACTCCTCTTTAAGCATTCCGAGAAATGCAAGGAAGTCTTTGCGAACGAATGGTTCGCCACCAGTCAGCCGCAGTTTGCTGACGTTCATCTTCTCCGCAGCCTTGACCAGTCGCAGCATCTCCTCATAGCTCAAAACATTTTCGTGCGGGATGAATTTTACGCACCCGTCAGTTCGGCAATAGAAGCACTGGAGGTTACAGCGGTCTGTAACGGAAAGGCGGATGTAATTGACCTCGCGGCCATAACTGTCATGAAACATGTCTTTAATACTCCTCAATGCCTCATTCGGCCTGCGTGCAGGCAGGCCCGGTACAGGGACAGGCAGAATCACAGTTCTCCCTGTCGTGTTCAGAGGTGGTCTTGCGCAATCAGGGCAAGCTGTTGGCGTTCAATATCTCTGAGTTTTTCAAGATCTTCCGGGTAGTTGATATTGAAAAACGTATTGGATTTTGCCGCGCTATACTCAATATGATGGCGCTTTTCGGGTGGGATTGCCCTGCTGAGTTTATATATTCCGTTTTCTGCGGACTCTTCAAGCCATTCCAGTGCGGAAGGCTGGTATACCGCAATAAGGGACTCGATAAAACCTGTTTCTTTTTGCAAAAATGTTGTCATCACTTTTTCTTTGGGACGACGGGCATTTTCGCGAAGGAGGAGGGTCAGACTCTCGCTGTCGAGCAGGGGGAGGTCACAGGCAAGAACCAGAAGCGGAGTCCCAAGGGTCCGAAGACCAGAGATAATTCCACCAATTGGGCCTATGCCTGTGTACTGATCCGGAATCCACGGGGCATCAATCTCATGCTGGTCCGGGTTGCGGCCAGAAACAAAAACCTGGTCACAAAAGGGCGTGGCCAGATTCATCATCCTGCGAAGCATGATGGAACCTGACCAGTGAAGACCAACCTTGTCCTGCCCCAGTCTGGTACTCTTGCCTCCGGCCAGAATAAGTGCGTTTGGTACCGTTATGCTCATGGGGCTGTCTCTTAGCTGTGGTCGTGCTGGATATGCTGCTCTGGGTCATCAAAGACCGTAAAGCGGTGCTCGCGAGCAAAGCCGACAAGCGTCATTTTGGCCTTGCGTGCGCGGGCAATGCCCTGTGTGGTGACGGCGCTTCGGCTTATCATGCAGGCAAAGCCTGCATTGATGGCCTTTTGCACCAGCGAGGCCGTGGCCCGGGCAGAAACAAAAAGAAAAAGCCCGTCCAGGCGTCGTCCATTTTGCAAGGCCCAGCCTGCCAGTCTGTCGAGACAGTTGTGCCGACCAATATCTTCTGTCTGCACAAGGAACTCGCGGGTTTCCGGGTCAAAAACAGCCGCGCGATGAAAACAGCCCGTTGCTTCCCAGCGCCCTTCTGACTGAATGAACTGGCTCATGGAGTCCAGAAGCTCTGACCCTGTTAGTGGCCTTGGCGCGGTGGTTTTTGCTGCGGGACGTGTATCTTTGACCAAACGCAGGAACCAGCGGTCATTCTCCTGCTTTTCCAGCTCTGGGCAGCGTTCTGGCTGGCCGTGATCGAGCAGGATGTGCCCAAGGACAAGCTGTTCGAGCTTGTCCGGAAAGGCGGTGAGAGATGCGATCTGTGTGCCATCAAGAATGACATCCAGACCGTGTTCTGGAGTCACGGTGTCCGTGAACTCATGCCATGTGTTCTTCTTAAACTGCTGACATGGCAGCTCGCAAAGCTGCGGGCTGTCGTCAGACTGCGATGACGTCGTGCTCTCCATGAGAATATCCTTGGTCTAAAATCCCAGAGCCGAAAGAGTGGGGCGGGTGTAGCCTTCTTTTGCTGCAAGAATATCAAGGCTCAGCGATTCCAGATCGTCAACAAGGTGCAGGGCTTTCTTGTCGAGGTCCCGGAAGTCAGAGCATTTGATGTAATGATGGCAGCTGTCGCAGACATCTACCCGGTAGCCTTTTTCTTCTTCGGCTTTGAAATAGGACAGCTTTTGGGTGTCCTGTTCTCCACAAAAAGCACAGCTGAGGCGCGGGATTCGGTATTCACTGTTGCAAAAGGAACAGCTGGCATACCGGAAGCCTTCCTTGTCGTGCAGGTCCGTAATGTACGGAAGGCTGCCGCAAATGGGGCAGTGTCCATGGTTTTGGGCCAGAGTCAGATCGGTGTGCGAGGACAGGGCTTCTGCTGCGGCTGCAAGGCTTGGAGCCAGAGAGGACTGGGCAAGGAAGTTGATGACTCGAGGCGCTTCGGGGGTCTTTTCTGCCCACAGTGCAAAGAAGTCTTCGTCGGCCTTGAGGTGCGCAGAGAACGCTTGTTCTGTGCGCAGTTCTCCAGAATCAAGAGCTTTTTGGATTGTTGTGACGGCCTGCTGCATGGGGGCAACGCTTTTACTTAAAAGCGTTAGGAATTCAGAAAAGAGCGTGCCGGCCTGTTCGGAATCAAAAGGAAAATCTTCTCGGGAAACGAGTGGGACACCTGCCTGAACTCGTTCTGGACTGGAAACAGTTTCGGGAAGCGTGATCTTGGCCTCAGCCTGAGCGCGAATCTGTCTGGTGTGGACAGCCTCGACAAGGTCAATAAGCTCGGATGGAATGTGCTGACTTTTGCGGAGCTTTGCCAGTCGGGACTGGAGGCGGCGCAACTGTGCCTCAGGATCAAACGTCATATCTTTACCCTTCTGAATCTGTGTAGGTGGAAAATTTGGAGCATGGTACACAGAAAGATTCTGAAACGCCAATGACGTGACATGCTATTTTCTTCGACGAAAAAGTTGTTCGCTGTATCTCAGAGTTATTTATGGTTATTTATGAGTCGAAATTTCGGAAAGACATATTTTTTGAAAAAAAGAGACAAGAAAGGAGGGGAAAAAGCGCAATGAACCCGACACTTTTGAGAGAGCGGAATGCAGATTTTTCGCCTGCTCCGCGTGTTTTTCGCTCTTTCTTTCTGAATCGTTTCAAATAAAAGTTATTTATGCAGATTTCATGTTATTTTATGTTTTATTTAGGTGTAGAAAGTTCGTTTTGGTGTCCTTGGGTCAAGAAAAAGGAAAAAAGGAAAAAAATTTGACCAAAATTTCCACGTGGTGCTATTGCGGGGCTACATAACTTTTTGTTTTTTTACCGAACCGACCTGTAAGGAGGCTCTTCGTGATTTCACTTTTGAGACGCACACTGAAAATGGCAGTGCTGACGGCTTTTGCCCTTAGCCTTGCTGTTCCTGCTTTTGCCCAGCCCTCTGGGAAAGTCATTATTTTCCACGCGGGAAGCCTTTCTGTGCCGTTCAAGGCCATTGAAGACAAGTTTGAAAAAGCTCATCCCGGCATCGACATCCTGCGCGAAGCTGGCGGCAGCACCAAAATGGCGCGCATGATCTCCGAGCTTGGCAAGCCTGCCGACATCATGGCTTCTGCTGACTTCACTGTTATTGACAAGAACCTCGTTCCGAAATTTGCCAACAACAATATCCGTTTTGCCAGCAACCAGCTTGTTCTCTGCTACACAGACAAGAGCCGCTACGCTGACGAAATTACTGCTGACAACTGGTACGAAATCCTCCAGCGCAAAGACGTTGTCTGGGGCCATTCCGAGCCGAACATCGACCCCTGCGGATATCGTAGCGTGATGGTGCTCCAGCTGGCTGAAAAGTTTTATGGCAAGCCCGGCCTCTACGAGAAGCTTCTTGCTAACCGCCCGAAAAAGAACATCCGTCCCAAGTCTGTTGAGCTGATTTCCATGCTGGAATCCGGCAACATGGATTACGCATGGGAGTACCTGTCTGTGGCTGTCCAGCACGGCCTCAAGTACGTCAAGCTTGATGACCACATCAACCTTGGCAACTACAAGTTTGATCCTTTCTATGCTCAGGCAAAGGTCAAAGTGACTGGCAAGAAGCCCGGCGAGTTTATCACCCGTACAGGCAAGTCCTGCACCTACGGCATCACGCTCCTGAACGACGCCCCGAACCGTGAAGCTGCAACCCTGTTCATGGATTACCTGCTCGACCCTGAGGGCGGCCTGAAAATCCTCCGCGACATGGGCCAGCCGCCGTTTGCCCCGGCTCGCGTGTCTTCTGAAGAGATGGTCAAGGCTCTGCCTGCCTCCCTCCAGAAGCGTGTTGAAGTCCGTAACTAGGGTTTCATATGACCGCTCATAGCTCAGAAACAGTTCAGTCCTCCCGGGTACGTAGCACTCAGCTCCTGCCCGGGGGGCTTTTTATTTGGCTCTGTTGTTCATTTGGCTTTGTTGTACTGGCCTTTATCCTGCTGCCGCTCTACGAGATGATTTCCCAGCCCAGTCTGGAAATTCTCATGGAGACAGCGGCTGACTCCGAGGTTATGGGGTCGATCTTCTTGTCTATCTGGACCTCTATGTCGGCCTCGCTCGTTGTGTTTATTTTGGGAACGCCTCTCGCGTGGCTGATGGCTCGCACGCAGTTCCCCGGTAAAAAGATTGTTGAGAGTGTCATTGACCTGCCCATCATGTTGCCGCATCCGGTTATTGGTATCGCGCTACTGAGCCTTGCTGGCCGGGGGCACTGGTTCGGCGAGATGCTTGGGAGCCTTGGCCTGAGCGTTATGGGAAGCCCGACGGGTATCATGATGGTCATGGGCTTTGTTGGACTGCCGTTTTACATCAATGCGGCAAAAAGCGGCTTTGAAAGCGTTCCCCAGCGCTTGGAAAATGTTGCCCGCAGTCTTGGTGCCAGCCGCGCCTCGACCTTTTTCCGGGTGACGATTCCCCTGTGCTGGCGGCACATGCTGGCTGGATTCATTATGAGCACGGCCCGTGCTATCAGCGAGTTTGGTGCAATTGTCATTATTGCCTATCATCCCCGTGTTGCTCCTGTGCTGATGTATGAACGTTTCACGTCATATGGCCTGAAATATTCCCAGCCTGTTGCTGTGTGGCTTATTGCCATTTGTCTTGTTCTCTTTGTGCTTTTGCGCGCTTTGACCCTGCCCCGGAGGGATGCAGAATGATTCATCTCGAACATTTGGATATCGAGTTTCCGGGATTCCGGGTTGATGACGTCAATCTTCACGTGGAAGAAGGCGAGTTCTTTGCGCTGATTGGACCGACTGGTTCGGGAAAATCTCTTGTGCTGGAGTCCATTGCCGGGCTGGTGCGACAGGCTCGCTGTCGGCTGATGGTGCAGGGTGAAGACATGAGTCACCTTGCTCCGGAAAAGCGTGGAATCGGCATTGTCTATCAGGATAATGCACTGTTTCCTCACCTGAATGTGATGCAGAACGTGAGCTTTGGCCTGCGCTATTACAAAGGAAACAGGCAGGAAGCACGCGACCGGGTAGAGCGGCTTATTGATATGCTGGGCTTGCGTCGGCTGGTACACCGTTCCGTGGCTCGGCTGAGTGGCGGCGAAAAGCAGCGTATTTCCATTGCCCGTGCCTTGTCCGTCAATCCGCGGG
This sequence is a window from Desulfobaculum bizertense DSM 18034. Protein-coding genes within it:
- a CDS encoding formate dehydrogenase accessory sulfurtransferase FdhD, producing the protein MESTTSSQSDDSPQLCELPCQQFKKNTWHEFTDTVTPEHGLDVILDGTQIASLTAFPDKLEQLVLGHILLDHGQPERCPELEKQENDRWFLRLVKDTRPAAKTTAPRPLTGSELLDSMSQFIQSEGRWEATGCFHRAAVFDPETREFLVQTEDIGRHNCLDRLAGWALQNGRRLDGLFLFVSARATASLVQKAINAGFACMISRSAVTTQGIARARKAKMTLVGFAREHRFTVFDDPEQHIQHDHS
- the moaA gene encoding GTP 3',8-cyclase MoaA; translated protein: MFHDSYGREVNYIRLSVTDRCNLQCFYCRTDGCVKFIPHENVLSYEEMLRLVKAAEKMNVSKLRLTGGEPFVRKDFLAFLGMLKEECPKLDVRITTNGTLLGGKVPALKHLGIKRINISLDTLKAEKFKEITSRDFLPRVERAIDDCLHYGLTVKINVVAMRGVNDNEIRDFVKLAKVLPVDIRFIEFMPIGGCSHWKEGYAISAKEILQEAQSVAKLTPLEKKSKTDGPARLYSIQNGEGRIGMISAMSDHFCKTCNRLRITSDGRLRTCLFSDKEYKLRPALRNSRLDDDQLLRIMQRATESKPLGYKLLEKRLNSASVCTKAMSSIGG
- the wtpA gene encoding tungstate ABC transporter substrate-binding protein WtpA, producing MISLLRRTLKMAVLTAFALSLAVPAFAQPSGKVIIFHAGSLSVPFKAIEDKFEKAHPGIDILREAGGSTKMARMISELGKPADIMASADFTVIDKNLVPKFANNNIRFASNQLVLCYTDKSRYADEITADNWYEILQRKDVVWGHSEPNIDPCGYRSVMVLQLAEKFYGKPGLYEKLLANRPKKNIRPKSVELISMLESGNMDYAWEYLSVAVQHGLKYVKLDDHINLGNYKFDPFYAQAKVKVTGKKPGEFITRTGKSCTYGITLLNDAPNREAATLFMDYLLDPEGGLKILRDMGQPPFAPARVSSEEMVKALPASLQKRVEVRN
- the mobA gene encoding molybdenum cofactor guanylyltransferase, whose protein sequence is MSITVPNALILAGGKSTRLGQDKVGLHWSGSIMLRRMMNLATPFCDQVFVSGRNPDQHEIDAPWIPDQYTGIGPIGGIISGLRTLGTPLLVLACDLPLLDSESLTLLLRENARRPKEKVMTTFLQKETGFIESLIAVYQPSALEWLEESAENGIYKLSRAIPPEKRHHIEYSAAKSNTFFNINYPEDLEKLRDIERQQLALIAQDHL
- a CDS encoding ABC transporter permease, encoding MTAHSSETVQSSRVRSTQLLPGGLFIWLCCSFGFVVLAFILLPLYEMISQPSLEILMETAADSEVMGSIFLSIWTSMSASLVVFILGTPLAWLMARTQFPGKKIVESVIDLPIMLPHPVIGIALLSLAGRGHWFGEMLGSLGLSVMGSPTGIMMVMGFVGLPFYINAAKSGFESVPQRLENVARSLGASRASTFFRVTIPLCWRHMLAGFIMSTARAISEFGAIVIIAYHPRVAPVLMYERFTSYGLKYSQPVAVWLIAICLVLFVLLRALTLPRRDAE
- a CDS encoding formate dehydrogenase accessory protein FdhE, producing MTFDPEAQLRRLQSRLAKLRKSQHIPSELIDLVEAVHTRQIRAQAEAKITLPETVSSPERVQAGVPLVSREDFPFDSEQAGTLFSEFLTLLSKSVAPMQQAVTTIQKALDSGELRTEQAFSAHLKADEDFFALWAEKTPEAPRVINFLAQSSLAPSLAAAAEALSSHTDLTLAQNHGHCPICGSLPYITDLHDKEGFRYASCSFCNSEYRIPRLSCAFCGEQDTQKLSYFKAEEEKGYRVDVCDSCHHYIKCSDFRDLDKKALHLVDDLESLSLDILAAKEGYTRPTLSALGF
- a CDS encoding transposase yields the protein MNQETPNFEEITRDEASARRYLLRFCWKNHQRFCPRCHSRRNYRLKNGRRRCARCRYTFHDFSSRWINNCNLTCVQWLHMIRLFQEEKTARTAAKELGVSYNTAYKAMTTIRFAILAHALDAKQLLGQNSVLGLHLNGRIFRGNDTAPVENPTPVFGIMDRGSWAFVDLLPGFDIETILHFSLNFQLKTVRLGNVIYTDRYQRYDTLICCVGNAPASDYFKTASTGLPIDKNNPGFWEFVSARLTKFHGVTPQRFPLYLKELELRYNSRHKDLFTILTSYLCDFVPEVE
- the fdnG gene encoding formate dehydrogenase-N subunit alpha, yielding MKRREFLKLSAVGAAATAFGGLGVSLTPTRARAQLLKTSWAKQTTSICCYCAVGCGLIVHTDTMSHHAINVEGDPDHPINEGSLCAKGASIWALGENSRREKNVLYRAPYSDKWEAKSWDWALDRIARRIKDTRDASFTEKNAKGQTVNRCNGIASVGSAALDNEECWAYQAFLRSLGLVYIEHQARIUHSATVAALAESFGRGAMTNHWIDLKNSDRVLIMGSNAAENHPISFKWVLRAKDRGAKVIHVDPRFTRTSTKADIYAPIRSGSDIGFLGGFIKYILEKKLYFKEYVVNNTNAAFIVKEGFGFKDGIFTGYNSETSSYDKSSWDFEYESEGVPRRDETLKHPRCVFQLLKKHYSRYTLDKVESVTGTSKEDLLKVYSTYAESGKPDQAGTIMYAMGWTQHTVGVQNIRTMCIIQLLLGNIGIAGGGVNALRGESNVQGSTDQCLLWHILPGYLGIPKASYDGLNGYIDTLNAKNIRGAKDPKSAAWWQNYPKYMSSFLKAMYPDVEPKESYEWMPKVDDGVNYSWLNLFERMDKGDFKGFFAWGQNPACGGANSNKTRLAMAELDWMVNVNIFDNETGSFWHGPGMDPKKVKTECFFLPCAVSIEKEGSITNSGRWMQWRYQGPDPWGNTRPDGEIIAELMEKVKKLYEKEDGAFKKPVLGLGTKLWKGEHGIFDPHSVAKLINGYFLKDVTIKGKKFRKGQLVPSFAFLQDDGSTSSGNWLYCQSYTEKGNMAARRDTTQTPEQAKIGLYPNWAWCWPVNRRIIYNRASVNPKGQPYAPQKAVIAWKDGKWIGDVPDGGWAPGSKYPFIMLPSGHGHIFGPGRADGPFPEYYEPMECPIDEHPFSKQLNNPTALQFKKEYKAVCDPRYPFICSTYRVTEHWQSGIMTRYTPWLLEAEPQMFCEMNPEMAKMKGIKNGDKVIVENTRGKLWAIAIVTPRLRPFKVMGKTVHMVGIPWHFGWVFPKDGGDAANLLTPSVGDPNTGIPETKAFMVNVRKA
- a CDS encoding 4Fe-4S dicluster domain-containing protein; its protein translation is MEKAFFIDLTRCTACRGCQVACKQWHKLPAEKTRNFGSHQNPADLSVHTYKLVRFKEHVTNGQVEWLFFPEQCRHCMLAPCKEVSDEYDESAIIRDEETQAVLFTDRLQKLGEDEKQEIRDACPYDIPRFDPETGIMAKCDMCVDRVHAGLLPACVQVCPTNAMHFGDREDMIELAKETLAKVKKTYPQAQLVDEEDVNVIYLTQTDPAKYHEYMMADAGAFIPKGITRKTLFAKLLSPAKKLV